The genomic stretch GATCAAAAATCTCCTGCCGATCAGCATCACCCAAGGAGAACACCCTCCTCACCTCAGTGAATTTGGGCTTACCCAAAGGACGCCGATACCCGCTCTCAGAGCCCTCCTTCAGAGGCAGACCCAACAGATCCTTAGCCGCCATAGGATCCTCCAGGAGCACCGGCAACTGCGACCGATCCTCCCCCACATCACCCACAACACCACACCCAGCCAGCACCCCCACACCCAGCAGCATCACACCCCGACGCGACCACGAAACAAGACCGCCACGAACCCCACTGTCCACCATGCACCAATCCAACCACACCCCACCCTCCCTCAGAAGTAGTCCGATTGGAGGACAGGATCCGCAACGTCACACGAGAACAAATCCCACCGACACGAACCGCTCACCCCGCCCCTCCAGCCAGTTAAACCCCTGACCAGACCATATGTAACGACGACCGCGAAGAAGCCCCACGGTTTTGAAGCCATTCAGATTTCACCCACCCCACTCAGGGCACTTCAAGAACCCTGATCCTGATTATCAGATCGGCCGCATCGTCATCAGAAATAGAGACGCCACATTCACGCCTAGGATTATTTTTTTCACCATTCCACACCATGTTGGGCGGCAGACCGGTCTCGTGCTCCTTTTTCCACCCCGCCTCCTTAGCAAAGGCGACCGCCCGATCAAAAATCTCCTGCCGATCAGCATCACCCAAGGAGAACACCCTCCTCACCTCGGTGAACCGGGGCTTACCCAAGGGACGCCCGTACCCTTTTTCGGAGCCTTTCTTCAGGGGAAGAGCCAACAAATCCTCCGCCGCCAGGGGGTCCGCCAGGAGCACCGGCAACTGCGACCGATCCTCCACCACATCACCACACCCAGCCAGCACCCCCACACCCAGCAGCATCACACCCCGACGCGACCACAAAACAAAACCGCCACGAACCCCACTGTCCACCATGCACCAATCCAACCACACGCCCACCCTCCCTCAGTAGTAGTCCGATTGGAGGACAGAAATCACAACGTCACACGAGAACAAACCCACCGACACGACCCTTTCGGTTGCTCCTGTGTCGCTTCCACACCGGGGCGACTTCGTGAGGGACGGTGTTTCCTGTCACCTGGATTTTGCGTGGGTAATTCCCAAGGCGCCCTGGAATGCCGGCAAAGACAAGGAGGATTCCACACTTTCCCGGTATCCCAGACCGTAGGCATCGGCGTACTGCCGGTAGGTGGTCAACGCCCGGGACCCCTTCAGGGCAGCGGCCATGCGACCGGCGTCGCCGATTGCCTCGACCACGTAGGGCGGCGCGTAGGGAATACCGTGCAGGACCACGGAGTTGCCGACACACTTGATGCCCGACGTGGAAATGATCCGTTGTCCCTGAATGCTCACCGCCTCTGCCCCACCTTTCCACAGGGCGTTGACGACGGCCTGGATGTCCTGTTGGTGCACCACCAGGGCGTCGTCGTCGACGCCTGCTGGTCTCACATCGGTGGGGGCATCGGTGAGGGTCACTCGCATTCCGGGACCCGTGACGGGTACGACCGCGGCCTGTTCCGCGACCACACGCTGCTGCTTTTCCAGCTCCGGGGATGCCCCCTGCTGGTGTCCGAGTTCCTCCACCTCGGCTCGAACCTCCGCGACTTCGCCTCGCAGTTGCTCGTTCCGCTGAGCCTGTGTGGCGACCAGGCCCCGCAGGTCGGTGTTGCGGTCGGATCGCAGGTCGGTGCCGCGGGCCGCGATGGCGGAGGCGGTGAGCATCGCACCCGCCAGGACACAGATGATTCCCGTCCCCACCCGGCCTCTGAGGCTGCGGGGGTTCTCATCGTCGCGGGGTCCCCTGATGCGTTTCAGAAGCCGAATCAGACGGGTCTCACTCATGAAACAACCCTACGCGGCACGAACCTCGGATGTGTTTCCGACCGGTCAACTCCACTAATCTTGGTCGGCAGAGGCGAAAGGAGGGGCGCGGTGCCCGAGTCCAAGGTGCGCAAGGAAGCCAAGAGCAAGGCGCGCAAGAAGCAGTCCGAAGAGCTCGAAAAGGCTCGCAAGGAACGCAAGGAACGCAAACGCCTGGCCGCCAACACCGAGCGCCGGTGGGTTCCGTGGACCTTCATTCCCGTCGGGTTGCTGGGTGTGCTCTGGATGGTGACCTGGAACCTGGCGGGGGCTCACATCGATTTCATGAGGGCATTGGGTGACTGGAACATCCTCATCGCCCTCGGTTTGATCATCGCGTGTTTCAGCCTCATGACGCTCTGGAAATAGTAGATGGGGTGGGAACACGCCGGCGGTGAGACCGTCGGTTTCTTCGACGCGGTGATCC from Arachnia propionica encodes the following:
- a CDS encoding DUF881 domain-containing protein; translated protein: MSETRLIRLLKRIRGPRDDENPRSLRGRVGTGIICVLAGAMLTASAIAARGTDLRSDRNTDLRGLVATQAQRNEQLRGEVAEVRAEVEELGHQQGASPELEKQQRVVAEQAAVVPVTGPGMRVTLTDAPTDVRPAGVDDDALVVHQQDIQAVVNALWKGGAEAVSIQGQRIISTSGIKCVGNSVVLHGIPYAPPYVVEAIGDAGRMAAALKGSRALTTYRQYADAYGLGYRESVESSLSLPAFQGALGITHAKSR
- a CDS encoding cell division protein CrgA, yielding MPESKVRKEAKSKARKKQSEELEKARKERKERKRLAANTERRWVPWTFIPVGLLGVLWMVTWNLAGAHIDFMRALGDWNILIALGLIIACFSLMTLWK